In one window of Haloterrigena salifodinae DNA:
- a CDS encoding ABC transporter permease codes for MRAIESLRLAWRSIRGHKLRSSLTTLGIVIGIAAVIAFVTLGASLQEGVLGDVSPDDRRNVYGWAAEPETEGGPLAGAQPVFSEDDLDEIEQREGVEAAYGYMPLSTQALAYEGEISPQSDALVAAGPSYIRENRLAEGRQFEQGEREAVINPAVAGQFEEDVSVGDELTVALQGGQRTTVTVVGITESSEGLSPFEGFEPSPRVYVPTDPFYTEDAAAAFPGGDSGGANNGSDGNETETDGNSSDANDALFLAIVVEAESTDDAAIEQAKESARSYLESEESDASALLDDGLEVRLQTSAELLQQLEDVLNLLQNFIVGIAAISLVVGSVGIANIMLVSVTERTREIGIMKAVGAQNREILGLFLAEAVILGVIGAILGTLLGLVAGYLGAWYIDLPLVYPLEYVVLAIVVGVLVGIFAGLYPAWRAARTDPIDALRYE; via the coding sequence ATGCGGGCGATCGAGAGTCTGCGCCTGGCGTGGCGGTCGATCCGCGGTCACAAACTGCGGTCGTCGCTGACGACGCTGGGCATCGTGATCGGCATCGCGGCGGTGATCGCCTTCGTCACGCTCGGCGCGAGCTTGCAGGAGGGGGTACTCGGAGACGTCAGCCCCGACGACCGTCGCAACGTCTACGGCTGGGCCGCCGAGCCCGAGACCGAGGGCGGCCCGCTCGCGGGCGCCCAACCCGTCTTCAGCGAGGACGATCTCGACGAAATCGAACAGCGAGAGGGGGTCGAGGCGGCCTACGGCTACATGCCGTTATCCACGCAGGCCCTCGCCTACGAGGGCGAGATATCGCCGCAGAGCGACGCTCTCGTAGCCGCCGGGCCGTCGTATATCCGGGAGAACAGGCTCGCGGAGGGCCGGCAGTTCGAACAGGGCGAGCGCGAGGCCGTCATCAACCCGGCCGTCGCCGGCCAGTTCGAGGAGGACGTCTCGGTCGGCGATGAGTTGACCGTCGCTCTGCAGGGCGGCCAGCGGACGACCGTCACCGTCGTCGGCATCACCGAGAGCTCCGAGGGACTGAGCCCGTTCGAAGGGTTCGAGCCGTCACCGCGGGTCTATGTCCCGACCGACCCCTTCTACACGGAGGACGCCGCCGCGGCGTTCCCGGGCGGCGACTCCGGCGGGGCGAACAACGGCAGCGACGGGAACGAAACCGAGACCGACGGGAACTCGAGCGACGCGAACGACGCGCTGTTCCTCGCGATCGTCGTCGAGGCGGAGTCGACCGACGACGCAGCGATCGAGCAGGCGAAAGAGAGCGCGCGGAGCTACCTCGAGAGCGAGGAGTCAGACGCCAGCGCGTTGCTCGACGACGGCCTCGAGGTGCGACTGCAGACGAGCGCGGAGTTACTTCAGCAACTCGAGGACGTATTGAACCTGCTCCAGAACTTCATCGTCGGCATCGCGGCGATTTCGCTGGTCGTGGGCTCGGTCGGCATCGCGAACATCATGCTAGTCTCGGTGACCGAACGGACCCGCGAGATCGGGATCATGAAAGCCGTCGGGGCCCAGAACCGGGAGATCCTGGGGCTGTTTCTGGCCGAAGCGGTGATTTTAGGCGTCATCGGCGCGATCCTCGGCACGCTGTTGGGCCTCGTCGCGGGCTACCTGGGCGCGTGGTATATCGACCTCC
- a CDS encoding IMP cyclohydrolase: MYVGRFVVVGPEGGAYRVSSRSFPNRKLTARDEALTVGPTEDAPETDNPYVSYNCLRVVETPTGETAAFGNGSHVDPIAEKLELGYPARDALAESLLALDYEKDDYDTPRIAATIGDGGEALIGTVRKDALLVETVDEPTLVATYEKNAPEPIDFEAESAAEAASEAYDLEFEHAVCAAGVVRTDDGFETAIENGD, translated from the coding sequence ATGTACGTCGGACGATTCGTCGTCGTCGGCCCCGAGGGTGGCGCCTACCGCGTCTCCTCGAGATCGTTCCCGAACCGCAAGCTCACCGCTCGAGACGAGGCCCTGACCGTGGGCCCCACCGAGGACGCCCCCGAGACGGACAATCCCTACGTCTCGTACAACTGCCTGCGCGTCGTCGAGACGCCGACGGGCGAGACGGCGGCCTTCGGCAACGGCTCGCACGTCGATCCGATCGCGGAGAAACTCGAGTTGGGCTACCCCGCCCGCGACGCCCTCGCGGAGAGCCTGCTCGCGCTGGACTACGAAAAGGACGACTACGACACGCCCCGCATCGCGGCGACGATCGGCGACGGCGGCGAGGCGCTGATCGGCACGGTTCGGAAGGACGCGCTGCTTGTCGAGACCGTCGACGAGCCGACGCTGGTCGCGACCTACGAGAAGAACGCTCCCGAGCCGATCGACTTCGAGGCCGAGAGCGCGGCCGAAGCGGCGAGCGAAGCGTACGACCTCGAGTTCGAACACGCGGTCTGTGCGGCTGGCGTCGTCCGGACCGACGACGGCTTCGAGACGGCGATCGAGAACGGCGACTGA
- the rpiA gene encoding ribose-5-phosphate isomerase RpiA yields the protein MKTAGGSDAAKRRAGERAAEDVADGFVVGLGTGSTTAYAIEALGRAVDDGLEIRGIPTSFQSRRLALEVGIELTTLDAVEGVDLAIDGADQVADDPAADGYGALIKGGGAAHTREKLVDAAADRFVVVADPSKLAPTLERSVPIEVIPDAHTVVADRVRDVGGEPTLREAEGKDGPVVTDNGNLVLDCAFGSIDDPETLATRLSRLPGVVEHGLFVGLADATYVGTDDGVEVRDY from the coding sequence ATGAAGACGGCAGGCGGTTCCGACGCGGCGAAACGACGGGCCGGCGAACGCGCCGCCGAAGACGTCGCGGACGGGTTCGTCGTCGGGCTCGGCACCGGTTCGACGACCGCGTACGCGATCGAGGCGCTCGGCCGGGCCGTCGACGACGGCCTCGAGATCCGGGGAATTCCGACCTCCTTCCAGTCGCGCCGACTGGCCCTCGAGGTCGGGATCGAACTGACGACGCTGGACGCGGTCGAGGGGGTCGACCTCGCGATCGACGGCGCCGATCAGGTGGCCGACGACCCCGCGGCCGACGGCTACGGCGCGCTGATCAAGGGCGGAGGCGCCGCGCACACGCGCGAGAAACTGGTCGATGCAGCGGCCGACCGATTCGTCGTCGTCGCCGACCCCTCGAAACTCGCGCCGACGCTCGAGCGATCGGTCCCGATCGAAGTCATCCCCGACGCCCACACGGTCGTCGCCGATCGCGTTCGCGATGTCGGCGGCGAGCCGACGCTCCGAGAGGCCGAGGGCAAGGACGGTCCGGTCGTGACCGATAACGGAAACCTCGTCCTCGACTGCGCGTTCGGGTCGATCGACGACCCCGAGACCCTGGCGACCCGGCTCTCGCGGCTTCCCGGCGTCGTCGAACACGGGCTGTTCGTCGGGCTGGCCGACGCGACCTACGTCGGGACGGACGACGGCGTCGAGGTTCGCGACTACTGA
- a CDS encoding ABC transporter permease has translation MSAVTVAKKEFEDAVRSRKLMVMTAVFALFTLGGAYLGAEFGEMFGAELGEGAETTIQLVLALQTPASFLVPIIALMVSYKAICGERESGSLKFLLGLPHTRSNVVFGKVLGRSAVVAASILIGFAVGLGGLVAFVGSVSIVDYLLFTLITMLLGLVYVCLGIGISSLTRSTTRAAVGAFGLIIFFWIVWSFLLQALLYYVEGTLIPEQYPNWYIGLASISPDAAYGSALGAVFDESALTMASAYGIEDLPMIAEPWFGFVLLALWALVPLGLGVWRFSRTDL, from the coding sequence ATGAGCGCGGTCACCGTCGCGAAAAAGGAGTTCGAGGACGCCGTCCGATCGCGCAAGCTGATGGTGATGACGGCGGTCTTCGCCCTGTTCACGCTCGGGGGCGCGTACCTCGGCGCGGAGTTCGGGGAGATGTTCGGCGCGGAACTCGGCGAAGGCGCGGAGACGACGATCCAACTGGTTCTCGCCCTGCAGACGCCCGCGAGCTTTCTCGTCCCGATTATCGCGCTGATGGTTAGTTACAAGGCGATCTGCGGCGAGCGCGAGAGCGGGAGCCTGAAGTTCCTGCTCGGCCTCCCGCACACGCGCAGCAACGTCGTGTTCGGGAAGGTGCTCGGCCGCTCGGCCGTCGTGGCCGCGTCGATTCTGATCGGGTTTGCCGTCGGGCTGGGCGGTCTCGTCGCCTTCGTCGGCTCCGTCTCGATCGTCGACTACCTCCTGTTTACGCTGATAACGATGCTGCTCGGCCTCGTCTACGTCTGTCTGGGGATCGGTATCTCCTCGTTGACGCGCTCGACGACCCGGGCGGCGGTCGGCGCGTTCGGACTGATCATATTCTTCTGGATCGTCTGGTCGTTCCTGCTACAGGCCCTATTGTACTACGTCGAGGGCACGCTCATTCCCGAACAGTATCCGAACTGGTACATCGGACTGGCCTCGATCTCGCCGGACGCCGCCTACGGCTCCGCGCTGGGCGCTGTCTTCGACGAATCCGCCCTTACGATGGCGAGCGCGTACGGTATTGAGGACCTCCCGATGATCGCTGAGCCGTGGTTCGGCTTCGTCTTGCTGGCGCTCTGGGCGCTCGTCCCGCTCGGACTCGGCGTCTGGCGGTTCAGTCGCACCGATCTCTGA
- a CDS encoding DUF7563 family protein yields MPTCDHCGAHVSERFARVFADENGEIRACVSCSANAGIEQAARERARGA; encoded by the coding sequence ATGCCAACTTGTGACCATTGCGGCGCACACGTCTCCGAACGGTTCGCACGCGTGTTCGCCGACGAAAACGGCGAGATCCGCGCCTGCGTGAGCTGTTCGGCCAACGCCGGGATCGAACAAGCCGCCAGAGAGCGCGCGCGCGGCGCCTGA
- a CDS encoding ABC transporter ATP-binding protein, giving the protein MTTIELSNVTKRYGSETALEGLDLTVQSGEIYGFLGPNGAGKSTTINLILDFIRPTTGEVRVFGLDARAETLEIRTRTGILPEGVETYDRLTGRKHVEFAIESKGADDDPEALLERVGIADAADRKAGGYSKGMAQRLMLATALVGEPDLLILDEPSTGLDPNAAREMREIIREENRRGATVFFSSHILGQVEAICDRVGILRDGHLVAEDTIEGLRDSMPERTRLRVELDRVPDDTAGALEAVRSVDGVSEVSADGTTLVVTCENRAKSAVLRAIEECGVTVDDFATDESSLEELFMAYTEGDAQGVRQ; this is encoded by the coding sequence GTGACAACAATCGAGCTCTCTAATGTAACGAAGCGGTACGGGTCGGAAACAGCCCTCGAGGGGCTGGATCTCACGGTCCAGTCCGGCGAGATCTACGGCTTCCTCGGCCCCAACGGCGCCGGGAAGTCGACGACGATCAATCTGATCCTGGACTTCATCCGCCCCACAACGGGCGAGGTGCGCGTCTTCGGCCTCGACGCTCGAGCGGAGACCCTCGAGATCCGCACTCGGACCGGCATCCTCCCCGAGGGCGTCGAGACTTACGACCGCCTGACCGGCCGCAAACACGTCGAGTTCGCCATCGAATCGAAAGGAGCCGACGACGACCCCGAGGCCCTGCTCGAGCGTGTCGGAATCGCCGACGCGGCCGATCGGAAGGCCGGCGGCTACTCGAAGGGGATGGCCCAGCGGCTCATGCTCGCGACAGCGCTGGTCGGCGAGCCCGACCTCCTCATTCTGGACGAGCCCTCGACGGGACTCGACCCCAACGCCGCCCGCGAGATGCGCGAGATCATCCGCGAGGAGAACCGCCGGGGCGCGACCGTCTTCTTCTCGTCGCACATCCTCGGGCAGGTCGAGGCGATCTGTGACCGCGTCGGCATCCTTCGAGACGGGCACCTCGTCGCCGAGGACACCATCGAGGGGCTCCGGGACTCGATGCCCGAACGGACTCGGCTTCGCGTCGAACTCGATCGGGTTCCCGACGACACGGCCGGGGCCCTCGAGGCGGTCCGGTCGGTCGACGGCGTCTCCGAGGTGTCGGCTGACGGCACGACGCTCGTCGTGACCTGCGAGAATCGGGCGAAGTCGGCCGTCCTCCGAGCGATCGAGGAGTGCGGCGTCACCGTCGACGACTTCGCGACCGACGAATCGTCGCTCGAGGAGCTGTTTATGGCGTACACCGAGGGCGACGCCCAGGGGGTGCGGCAATGA
- a CDS encoding NADPH-dependent FMN reductase, protein MSQTPSVVAVSGSLRDESYTRTALQYALRAAADAGAETTLLDLRERDLPVYDPDRDLEDQGDAAAATRLVREADAVALGTPVYHGSYSGALKNFHDYCGFDEYEETTVGLLATAGGGSYGSTLDHLRITVRGVHGWVLPHQVGLRNASGKFEADPEAIDGRRFRDPSLQDRVEKLGRNLVEYAFIDPSVTSAQSAAGDD, encoded by the coding sequence ATGAGCCAGACGCCCTCCGTCGTCGCCGTCAGCGGCAGTCTCCGGGACGAGAGCTACACTCGAACTGCGCTGCAGTACGCGTTACGGGCCGCCGCCGACGCGGGCGCCGAGACGACGCTGCTCGACCTCCGAGAACGGGACCTGCCCGTGTACGACCCCGACCGCGACCTCGAGGACCAGGGCGACGCCGCGGCCGCGACGCGACTCGTCCGCGAGGCCGACGCCGTCGCGCTCGGAACGCCGGTCTACCACGGCTCCTACTCGGGGGCGCTGAAGAACTTCCACGACTACTGCGGGTTCGATGAGTACGAGGAGACGACCGTCGGCCTGCTGGCGACCGCCGGCGGCGGCAGCTACGGCTCGACGCTCGATCACCTCCGCATTACGGTTCGAGGCGTCCACGGGTGGGTCCTCCCCCACCAGGTCGGCCTCCGAAACGCCTCGGGGAAGTTCGAGGCCGATCCCGAGGCCATCGACGGCCGCCGGTTCCGCGATCCCAGCCTGCAGGATCGGGTGGAAAAACTCGGTCGAAACCTCGTCGAGTACGCCTTCATCGACCCCAGCGTCACGTCGGCACAGTCCGCGGCGGGCGACGACTGA
- the cysE gene encoding serine O-acetyltransferase, producing MFRRIREDVQAMAARDPAATGRLEVLCCYPGLHAVWAHLLLHRLWNAGFELTARLLSNVVRLLTGVEIHPGATVGKRVTIDHGMGVVIGQTADIGDDVHMYHGVTLGGDTNEPVKRHPTVEDGVQIGANATLLGDITIGEDAAIGAGSVVTDDVEPGATVAGIPAERVD from the coding sequence ATGTTTCGGCGGATTCGTGAGGACGTCCAGGCGATGGCCGCCCGCGACCCCGCGGCGACGGGCCGACTCGAGGTCCTCTGCTGTTATCCGGGTCTCCACGCCGTCTGGGCGCACCTGCTGCTCCACCGGCTCTGGAACGCCGGCTTCGAACTCACCGCGCGGCTGTTGTCCAACGTCGTGCGACTGCTGACCGGCGTCGAGATCCACCCGGGCGCGACGGTCGGGAAGCGGGTGACGATCGACCACGGCATGGGCGTCGTAATCGGCCAGACGGCCGATATCGGCGACGACGTCCACATGTACCACGGCGTCACGCTCGGCGGCGATACGAACGAACCGGTCAAGCGCCATCCAACCGTCGAGGACGGCGTTCAAATCGGCGCGAACGCGACGCTGCTCGGCGATATCACGATCGGCGAGGATGCGGCCATCGGCGCGGGATCGGTCGTCACGGACGACGTCGAACCGGGCGCGACGGTCGCCGGCATCCCGGCGGAACGCGTCGACTGA
- a CDS encoding DUF1931 family protein, with protein sequence MADLIVKAAVKEALDDKNVASDFYEALDEEVDELLEDAARRAEANDRKTVQPRDL encoded by the coding sequence ATGGCAGACCTTATCGTCAAAGCCGCCGTGAAGGAAGCGCTCGATGACAAGAACGTCGCCTCGGACTTCTACGAAGCACTCGACGAGGAAGTCGACGAGCTTCTCGAGGACGCTGCGCGACGAGCCGAAGCGAACGACCGGAAGACGGTCCAGCCCCGCGACCTGTAA
- the larB gene encoding nickel pincer cofactor biosynthesis protein LarB: MRELLEAVADGSLSPSAAEAQLRGYVTGEAGRFDAARKQRRGIPEAILAEGKSAPQVVALAETALETTGRALVTRADDRQVEALEASLEETFPDATLERRGSTVRVLAADYEPPSLEATVGIVTAGTVDGPVADEAEVVCADAGATIDRIDDIGVAALNRTLDQVDRLCEADVLIVAAGREGALPTVIAGLVDTPVIAVPVSSGYGHGGDGEAALAGLLQSCTVLSVVNIDAGFVAGAQATLIARAINGARDDGRSN, translated from the coding sequence ATGCGCGAACTGCTCGAGGCCGTCGCTGACGGCTCGCTTTCGCCGTCAGCGGCAGAAGCACAACTCAGAGGATACGTCACCGGCGAGGCCGGACGATTCGACGCGGCTCGAAAGCAGCGCCGCGGCATTCCGGAGGCCATCCTCGCCGAGGGGAAGTCGGCTCCACAGGTCGTCGCACTCGCGGAAACCGCCCTCGAGACGACCGGACGAGCGCTCGTGACTCGCGCCGATGACCGTCAGGTCGAGGCCCTCGAGGCGAGTCTCGAGGAGACGTTTCCCGACGCGACCCTCGAGCGCCGAGGGTCGACGGTTCGGGTGCTGGCGGCCGACTACGAGCCGCCGTCGCTCGAGGCGACGGTCGGGATCGTGACGGCGGGGACCGTCGACGGCCCCGTCGCCGACGAGGCGGAGGTCGTCTGCGCCGACGCGGGAGCGACGATCGACCGGATCGACGACATCGGCGTCGCAGCGCTGAACCGGACGCTCGATCAGGTCGATCGGCTCTGCGAGGCGGACGTCCTGATCGTCGCTGCTGGCCGGGAAGGGGCGCTTCCGACGGTGATCGCCGGCCTCGTCGATACGCCGGTCATCGCCGTCCCCGTCTCGAGCGGCTACGGCCACGGGGGCGACGGCGAGGCCGCACTCGCGGGACTGCTCCAGTCGTGTACCGTCCTCTCGGTCGTCAACATCGACGCGGGCTTCGTCGCCGGCGCCCAGGCGACGCTGATCGCTCGCGCGATCAACGGCGCCCGCGACGACGGCCGATCTAACTAA
- a CDS encoding ABC transporter ATP-binding protein: MATSGTGGAAGADATNADAGTAVALEDVRKTYQLGEPVHALDGVSLEIPRGSYTAIMGPSGSGKSTLMNLVGCLDTPTAGTVVVDGEDVAALTDRERTTLRGTTVGFVFQTFNLMPRLTATENVALPQLFQNVDRERRCERARELLERVGLADRTDHLPNELSGGQRQRVALARALVNDPAIVLADEPSGNLDTDTEADILDLFGEFHEAGTTMIVVTHERHVAERAERIVHLLDGKIERIEILDESEGQQADDPSSRDRTDSGADD, from the coding sequence ATGGCGACATCGGGAACCGGGGGCGCCGCCGGCGCTGACGCCACCAACGCCGACGCCGGCACGGCGGTGGCCCTCGAGGACGTCCGTAAGACCTACCAGCTCGGTGAGCCGGTCCACGCGTTAGACGGCGTCTCCCTCGAGATTCCGCGCGGGTCCTACACCGCGATCATGGGACCGAGCGGCTCGGGGAAGTCGACGCTAATGAACCTCGTGGGCTGTCTGGACACGCCGACGGCCGGCACCGTCGTCGTCGACGGCGAGGACGTAGCGGCGCTGACCGACCGCGAACGGACGACCCTCAGGGGAACCACAGTCGGCTTCGTCTTCCAGACGTTCAACCTCATGCCTCGGCTGACCGCCACGGAGAACGTCGCGCTCCCGCAGCTGTTCCAGAACGTCGATCGCGAACGGCGCTGCGAGCGGGCCCGCGAACTCCTCGAGCGGGTCGGCCTCGCGGATCGGACCGATCACCTCCCGAACGAACTCTCCGGCGGGCAGCGCCAGCGGGTCGCGCTCGCGCGGGCGCTGGTCAACGATCCGGCCATCGTGCTGGCCGACGAACCCTCGGGCAACTTAGACACCGACACGGAGGCCGACATCCTCGACCTCTTCGGGGAGTTCCACGAGGCCGGAACGACGATGATCGTCGTCACCCACGAACGCCACGTCGCCGAACGCGCCGAGCGGATCGTCCACCTGCTCGACGGGAAGATCGAACGGATCGAGATCCTCGACGAGAGCGAGGGCCAGCAGGCGGACGACCCCTCGAGTCGGGACCGAACCGATTCTGGAGCGGACGACTGA
- a CDS encoding phosphoglucomutase/phosphomannomutase family protein, translating into MESISFGTDGWRATLDEFTTPRVRMVGQAVATYLTDEGLEGTVAVGYDARESSRGFAEELARVLCVNGFDVVMPERDRPTPLVAHAIVERDLIGGFAITASHNPPEYNGVKFIPQDGAPALPEVTDAIAERLAEPEPLPGAEHGTVEEVDLVTPHADAALELVESVTGSTDLSGQTVAYDAMHGSGRGTTDALLERAGASLECLRCERDPEFGGGAPEPAPENLETLIDLVTDDDAGPDLGVANDGDADRIAIVTPERGYLDENLFFAALYDYLLENDAGAVVRTVSTTFLIDRVAEAHDETVHEVPVGFKWVADAMGEYDALVGGEESGGFTVRGHVREKDGVLMALLAAAMHADEPLDDRVDRLLSEHGTVVQDKISVACPDEEKARVLEDLEAEIPDDVAGTAVDGVNTADGFKLQLADGSWLLIRPSGTEPVLRVYAEAEDEQRVAELLEAGEELVEPLV; encoded by the coding sequence ATGGAGTCGATCAGCTTCGGCACCGACGGCTGGCGGGCGACGCTCGACGAGTTCACGACGCCGCGGGTCCGGATGGTCGGACAGGCGGTCGCAACGTATCTGACCGACGAGGGTCTCGAGGGGACGGTCGCGGTCGGATACGACGCCCGTGAGAGTTCCCGCGGATTCGCCGAAGAACTGGCGCGCGTGCTGTGTGTCAACGGATTCGACGTCGTGATGCCCGAGCGCGACCGGCCGACGCCGCTGGTTGCCCACGCCATCGTCGAGCGCGATCTGATCGGCGGGTTCGCCATCACCGCCTCGCACAACCCGCCGGAGTACAACGGCGTGAAGTTCATTCCGCAGGACGGCGCGCCGGCGCTCCCCGAAGTAACCGACGCCATCGCGGAGCGACTCGCCGAACCCGAGCCGCTCCCGGGGGCCGAGCACGGAACCGTCGAGGAGGTCGATCTCGTTACGCCCCACGCCGACGCCGCCCTCGAGCTCGTCGAATCGGTCACGGGCAGTACCGACCTCTCGGGGCAGACCGTCGCCTACGACGCCATGCACGGCAGCGGCCGCGGGACGACCGACGCCCTCCTGGAGCGAGCCGGCGCATCGCTCGAGTGCCTGCGCTGCGAACGCGACCCCGAGTTCGGCGGCGGGGCACCCGAACCGGCTCCCGAGAACCTGGAGACGCTGATCGACCTGGTCACCGACGACGACGCCGGCCCCGACCTCGGCGTCGCCAACGACGGCGACGCCGATCGGATCGCCATCGTCACCCCTGAACGCGGTTATCTCGACGAGAACCTCTTCTTCGCCGCGCTCTACGACTACCTGCTCGAGAACGACGCGGGAGCGGTCGTCCGGACCGTCTCCACGACGTTCCTGATCGACCGCGTCGCCGAGGCCCATGACGAGACCGTCCACGAGGTGCCGGTCGGCTTCAAGTGGGTCGCCGACGCGATGGGCGAATACGACGCCCTCGTCGGCGGGGAGGAGTCAGGCGGCTTCACCGTCCGCGGCCACGTCCGCGAGAAGGACGGCGTTTTGATGGCCTTGCTCGCGGCCGCGATGCACGCCGACGAACCGCTGGACGACCGCGTCGACCGGCTCCTCTCCGAACACGGTACCGTCGTCCAGGACAAGATCAGCGTGGCCTGTCCCGACGAGGAGAAGGCCCGCGTGCTCGAGGACCTCGAGGCGGAGATTCCCGACGACGTGGCGGGAACCGCCGTCGACGGCGTCAACACCGCCGACGGCTTCAAACTCCAGCTCGCCGACGGCTCGTGGCTGCTGATCCGTCCCAGCGGAACCGAGCCCGTCCTTCGGGTCTACGCCGAGGCCGAGGACGAGCAGCGAGTCGCAGAACTGCTCGAGGCCGGCGAAGAACTGGTCGAACCGCTGGTCTGA
- a CDS encoding DUF5788 family protein, translating into MNAAERRDLIERVNRQSATIGQELPETITVGDDDLPLEEFLIETRKVEGIPDDAKPLVQETERELAAERKRLVERLESAPIDREEGEELVETIVGIDRARNALKSLRRERFGAEARSATLDDHERWLEFVDAIRR; encoded by the coding sequence ATGAACGCCGCTGAACGACGCGACCTCATCGAGCGCGTCAATCGCCAGAGCGCGACGATCGGGCAAGAACTCCCCGAGACGATCACCGTTGGCGACGACGACCTTCCCCTCGAGGAGTTCCTCATCGAGACCCGGAAAGTCGAAGGCATCCCCGACGACGCGAAGCCGCTGGTCCAGGAGACCGAGCGGGAGCTGGCAGCCGAGCGGAAACGCCTCGTCGAGCGCCTCGAGTCGGCCCCCATCGATCGCGAGGAAGGCGAGGAGCTCGTCGAGACGATCGTCGGGATCGACCGCGCACGAAACGCCCTCAAGAGCCTCCGACGCGAGCGGTTCGGCGCCGAGGCCCGCTCGGCGACGCTGGACGATCACGAGCGCTGGCTCGAGTTCGTGGACGCAATCCGCCGCTAG
- a CDS encoding GIY-YIG nuclease family protein, with protein MTEADHVVYVLECADGSLYTGYTTDLERRVAEHDAGEGAKYTRGRAPVELRYHERHESRSAAMSREYEIKQLSRREKERLVGLE; from the coding sequence ATGACCGAGGCCGACCACGTCGTCTACGTCCTCGAGTGCGCCGACGGCTCGCTCTACACCGGTTACACGACGGACTTAGAGCGGCGGGTCGCCGAACACGACGCCGGCGAGGGCGCGAAGTACACGCGCGGCCGCGCGCCTGTCGAACTGCGCTACCACGAGCGCCACGAGTCGCGGTCGGCCGCGATGTCTCGAGAGTACGAGATCAAACAGCTCTCCCGCCGGGAGAAGGAACGTCTCGTCGGCCTCGAGTGA
- a CDS encoding metallophosphoesterase family protein, which yields MEVGLISDVHSNRVALEAVLEDMPPVDELLCAGDVVGYNPWPAECVDELRERDVPTVMGNHDAAVAATTPFRFNGMAKAGVEHAKKRLGDDQLAWLESLPAERLECDGRVKLVHGHPDDPDRYTRYTYPDEFSPRLLGDEDVLVLGHTHVQGVEKFAEGIVVNPGSVGQPRDGDPRAGYAVVDLDALTVETHRLEYDIEAVQAAVTESGLPERIGQRLARGK from the coding sequence ATGGAAGTCGGACTCATCTCGGACGTCCACAGCAACCGGGTCGCCCTCGAGGCCGTCCTCGAGGATATGCCCCCCGTCGACGAACTGCTCTGTGCCGGCGACGTGGTCGGCTACAACCCGTGGCCCGCAGAGTGCGTCGACGAACTCCGCGAGCGGGACGTGCCGACGGTGATGGGCAACCACGATGCTGCGGTCGCCGCGACCACCCCGTTTCGCTTCAACGGGATGGCAAAGGCGGGCGTCGAACACGCGAAGAAGCGCCTCGGCGACGACCAGTTGGCGTGGCTCGAGTCCCTGCCTGCCGAGCGCCTCGAGTGCGACGGGCGGGTGAAACTCGTCCACGGTCACCCGGACGATCCTGACCGATACACCCGCTATACGTATCCGGACGAGTTCTCGCCGCGGCTGCTCGGCGACGAGGACGTCCTCGTGCTCGGCCACACCCACGTCCAGGGCGTCGAGAAGTTCGCGGAGGGGATCGTCGTCAACCCGGGCAGCGTCGGCCAGCCCCGCGACGGCGACCCGCGGGCGGGCTACGCCGTCGTCGACCTCGACGCGCTGACCGTCGAGACCCACCGCCTCGAGTACGATATCGAGGCCGTGCAGGCGGCCGTCACGGAGTCGGGGCTCCCCGAACGGATCGGTCAGCGACTCGCCCGCGGGAAGTAA